From the Silvanigrella paludirubra genome, one window contains:
- a CDS encoding sterol desaturase family protein produces the protein MQYILIFTVPIYLIAILLEILRFKPKLSQTYKLKDTLASLSMGLGYLFVSSICGLYIYYIFSFLYKHRLFEIPNVWLALFNGDKIYIWAFIILLFLEDFCYYWFHRISHICRFLWCAHETHHSSEFYNFGTALRQSWIGAPFTWIFWAPLAFIGFKPEDIIFQSSLNLFYQFWVHTKLTKSFGVFDNILNTPSHHRVHHGTNIPYLDKNYAGIFIIWDKLFKTFIPETLEPKYGVLHPVNSFNPFKIAFHMLEELYQDIKNTKKMKDKICYFIYPPGWKPNQEGFTSKQMQEEYNKNKSLGKT, from the coding sequence ATGCAATACATTTTAATTTTTACTGTTCCTATTTATTTAATAGCTATTTTACTAGAAATTTTAAGATTTAAGCCTAAATTAAGTCAAACTTACAAACTAAAAGACACCTTAGCTAGTTTGTCTATGGGATTAGGCTATTTGTTTGTTTCTTCTATTTGTGGTTTATATATATATTATATTTTCTCTTTTTTATATAAACATCGGTTATTTGAAATTCCTAACGTTTGGCTAGCTTTATTTAATGGTGATAAAATTTATATTTGGGCTTTTATTATACTCTTGTTTTTAGAAGATTTTTGTTATTATTGGTTTCATAGAATTAGCCATATTTGCCGATTTTTATGGTGTGCTCACGAAACTCATCATTCATCTGAATTTTATAATTTTGGAACTGCATTAAGACAATCATGGATTGGCGCTCCTTTTACCTGGATATTTTGGGCTCCACTCGCTTTTATTGGATTCAAACCAGAAGATATTATTTTTCAATCATCTTTAAATTTATTTTATCAATTTTGGGTGCACACAAAATTAACAAAATCTTTTGGAGTATTTGATAATATACTTAATACACCGAGTCATCATAGAGTTCATCATGGCACAAATATTCCCTATTTAGATAAAAATTATGCTGGTATTTTTATCATTTGGGATAAATTATTTAAAACATTTATTCCTGAAACATTAGAACCAAAATATGGTGTACTTCATCCGGTTAATTCATTTAATCCATTCAAAATTGCTTTTCATATGCTTGAAGAACTTTATCAAGATATAAAAAATACAAAAAAAATGAAAGACAAAATTTGTTACTTTATTTACCCTCCGGGCTGGAAACCAAATCAAGAAGGATTTACTTCAAAACAAATGCAAGAAGAATATAATAAAAATAAATCACTCGGAAAAACCTGA
- the speA gene encoding biosynthetic arginine decarboxylase: MKKNVIQESRDLYGIDDWGSGYFGISDKGTVEVYPFGDNKVSVELSQILAIAADKKVKTPLIIRFPQILDTQLTRLQNAFKSAMEEFKYEGDLRAVFPFKVNQRKEFIDDLVSSGKKHVYGLEVGTKPELFAALAYDIHPEALFVCNGFKDSHFIELAFDAKKMGKNVVLVIEGTDELKFIINHAKKVGFCVDIGLRAKLYAKGSGMWEKSGGIGSKFGLNSVEMMEALYLLEEAGLKDQLAMIHYHIGSQITEIKRVKAAMKEAARVYAKILKTGFNLRYLNIGGGIGVDYDGSKTSFYVSHNYTMQEFANDVIYIIQDVCKSEQCKTPHIVSESGRAVAAYHAVLITDVREVEKTGGDLEEWKISPNDHKLLSDMVNSVSYMNGKNFVEYFHDALQYRDELFTLFNLGYLEIEERAKAEVIYYELCNKALSFYRNSGMQLEEFDELEKNQFGKYMANFSMFQSIPDTLGIDQLFPVMPITRLNEKTEHHGVIMDLTCDSDGCLDKFVDKRDIKHSLALHIPKSNEPYFIGFFLVGAYQEALGNNHNLFGAVNELIVRISDKGTISSVDEVKGEDVGEILRIMNYKDEEIIEGYNLQLKRNVAAGVIDKQESERILQKVKNFFNEYPYLVRKNSLEIIE, encoded by the coding sequence ATGAAGAAAAACGTCATTCAAGAGTCTCGTGACCTTTATGGTATCGATGATTGGGGTTCCGGTTATTTTGGCATTTCTGATAAAGGAACAGTCGAAGTTTATCCGTTTGGCGACAACAAAGTTTCAGTTGAATTGTCTCAAATTCTAGCGATAGCGGCTGATAAAAAGGTAAAAACACCTTTAATCATTCGATTTCCGCAAATACTCGACACACAACTAACTAGGCTTCAAAATGCTTTTAAAAGCGCTATGGAAGAATTTAAATATGAAGGGGATCTTCGGGCTGTATTTCCTTTTAAAGTAAATCAACGAAAAGAATTTATAGATGATCTTGTTAGCAGCGGCAAAAAACATGTTTATGGCTTAGAAGTAGGCACAAAACCTGAACTTTTTGCTGCCCTTGCCTATGATATTCACCCAGAAGCTCTTTTTGTATGTAATGGATTTAAAGACTCTCATTTTATTGAACTTGCTTTTGATGCTAAAAAAATGGGTAAAAATGTTGTTCTTGTTATTGAAGGAACAGATGAGCTTAAATTCATTATAAATCACGCTAAAAAAGTAGGATTTTGTGTAGATATTGGCCTACGCGCTAAGCTTTATGCAAAAGGCTCGGGTATGTGGGAAAAATCAGGAGGTATTGGGAGTAAATTTGGATTAAATAGTGTTGAAATGATGGAAGCTCTTTACCTTCTTGAAGAAGCAGGCTTAAAAGATCAACTTGCTATGATTCACTACCATATTGGCTCACAAATAACAGAAATTAAACGCGTTAAAGCTGCTATGAAAGAAGCAGCGCGAGTTTATGCAAAAATACTAAAGACCGGATTTAACCTTCGTTACTTAAATATTGGTGGCGGTATTGGCGTTGATTATGATGGAAGTAAAACAAGTTTTTATGTCAGCCATAATTATACTATGCAAGAATTTGCAAACGATGTTATTTACATAATTCAAGATGTCTGTAAGTCAGAGCAATGCAAAACACCACATATTGTCAGTGAAAGCGGTAGAGCTGTTGCCGCCTATCATGCTGTGCTCATCACAGACGTTCGTGAAGTTGAAAAAACGGGTGGTGATCTTGAAGAATGGAAAATATCACCAAACGATCATAAACTTTTATCTGATATGGTTAATTCCGTTTCTTATATGAATGGAAAAAACTTTGTTGAATATTTTCACGATGCCCTTCAATATCGAGATGAACTCTTCACCTTATTTAATTTAGGTTACCTTGAAATAGAAGAGCGCGCTAAAGCTGAAGTTATTTATTATGAATTATGTAATAAAGCCCTTAGTTTTTATCGTAACTCAGGAATGCAGCTAGAAGAATTTGATGAGCTTGAAAAAAATCAATTTGGAAAATACATGGCTAATTTTTCCATGTTTCAATCCATTCCAGATACATTAGGTATTGATCAACTTTTTCCCGTTATGCCAATCACTCGTTTAAATGAAAAAACAGAACATCATGGCGTAATTATGGATCTCACTTGTGATAGTGATGGTTGTTTAGATAAATTTGTAGATAAAAGAGACATTAAACACTCTTTAGCTCTTCATATTCCTAAATCAAATGAGCCTTATTTTATTGGATTCTTTTTAGTTGGCGCTTACCAAGAAGCATTAGGTAACAATCATAATCTTTTTGGTGCAGTTAATGAGCTAATTGTTCGCATTTCGGATAAGGGAACAATTTCTTCTGTTGATGAAGTTAAAGGTGAAGATGTAGGTGAAATTCTTCGCATTATGAACTATAAAGATGAAGAAATCATTGAAGGTTATAATCTTCAACTGAAAAGAAATGTAGCAGCAGGTGTCATTGACAAACAAGAAAGCGAACGTATTCTTCAAAAAGTGAAAAACTTTTTTAATGAATACCCTTACCTTGTAAGAAAAAACTCATTAGAAATAATTGAGTAA
- a CDS encoding phenylalanine 4-monooxygenase: MNSEFRPNLKNHYIPIPEGALSIEVEYKAKSSYPVVPSPSVEGTIGSKIIAPKYSQEQNETWNKMYEKQRVLVQDHLCEEYINGIHHLKFPLDKIPKLADSSEALKKCTEWQVIRAEGLVSPVNFFALLANKVFPCTDFIRHADEIDYTPAPDTFHDQIGHLPMITHNRFAEFFHLFGIAGSAAKNEEELMWFNRIYWFTVEFGLINETAHKGNNRDPKLTRIYGAGIASSCGEILYSLSDKVKKHPFNIDKIIETDFDIHHMQDQLFEISSFEELETEFRNWARKKDFI; encoded by the coding sequence ATGAATTCTGAATTTCGTCCCAATCTCAAAAATCACTACATACCCATTCCCGAAGGTGCTTTATCTATAGAGGTTGAATATAAAGCAAAATCTTCATATCCCGTTGTTCCGAGTCCCTCTGTTGAAGGCACGATAGGGTCTAAAATTATTGCTCCAAAGTATTCACAAGAACAAAATGAAACTTGGAATAAAATGTATGAAAAGCAAAGAGTTTTAGTTCAAGATCATTTATGTGAAGAATATATAAATGGAATTCATCACTTAAAATTTCCTTTGGATAAAATTCCTAAATTAGCGGATTCAAGTGAAGCCTTAAAAAAATGTACAGAATGGCAAGTCATAAGAGCAGAAGGACTTGTTTCTCCTGTTAACTTCTTTGCATTGCTAGCAAATAAAGTTTTTCCATGTACTGATTTTATAAGACATGCGGATGAAATTGACTACACCCCAGCACCAGATACCTTCCATGATCAAATAGGCCATTTGCCAATGATCACGCACAATCGTTTTGCAGAATTTTTTCATTTATTTGGAATTGCAGGATCGGCAGCCAAGAATGAAGAAGAACTCATGTGGTTCAATCGCATTTATTGGTTTACTGTTGAGTTTGGTCTTATTAATGAGACGGCACACAAAGGTAACAATCGTGATCCTAAGTTAACAAGAATTTATGGAGCGGGAATTGCTTCTTCATGCGGTGAAATTCTTTATAGTTTATCAGATAAAGTAAAGAAACATCCATTTAATATAGATAAAATTATTGAAACAGATTTTGATATTCATCATATGCAAGATCAATTGTTTGAAATCTCTTCCTTTGAAGAGCTTGAAACTGAATTTAGAAATTGGGCAAGAAAAAAAGATTTTATTTAA
- the lepB gene encoding signal peptidase I: protein MKKNYFTEFLWVVGFILVFILIKTSFLGFFLIPSTSMLPNIIPGDRVMLNKLSYGLWLPFVKSPLIRWKSPDRGDVLFFNSPNSNETFVKRVIGIPGDTVSFHKGIVTINGEQVSQSYLGNSPYRYYQNSLIIEENKDLHLEPHLILMSDEPGKTYFESGTFLVPPKKVFVLGDNRDSSVDSRVFGFVDEDALYGKAIFVLFSTTGDTGLFPEFRTDRFFKQIN from the coding sequence TTGAAAAAAAATTATTTTACAGAATTTTTGTGGGTAGTCGGATTTATTCTCGTTTTTATTTTAATTAAAACCTCTTTTCTTGGATTTTTCTTAATCCCATCAACATCTATGTTGCCCAATATTATTCCTGGTGACAGGGTAATGCTTAATAAATTGAGTTATGGATTATGGCTTCCGTTTGTAAAATCTCCTCTTATAAGATGGAAAAGTCCAGATCGTGGAGACGTTCTTTTTTTTAATTCGCCTAATAGTAATGAAACATTTGTAAAGAGAGTTATTGGTATCCCTGGGGATACTGTTTCTTTTCACAAAGGGATCGTTACAATCAATGGGGAACAGGTTTCACAAAGTTACCTTGGCAATAGCCCCTATCGATACTATCAAAATTCTCTAATTATTGAAGAAAATAAGGATTTACATTTGGAGCCACATCTAATACTGATGTCGGATGAGCCTGGTAAGACTTACTTTGAGTCAGGAACATTTCTCGTTCCCCCCAAGAAAGTATTTGTACTTGGCGATAACCGTGATAGTTCTGTTGACAGCCGCGTTTTTGGTTTTGTAGATGAAGATGCTCTGTATGGTAAAGCCATCTTTGTCTTGTTCTCAACTACTGGAGATACTGGCTTATTTCCGGAGTTCCGTACCGACCGTTTTTTCAAACAAATAAACTAG
- a CDS encoding bifunctional 5,10-methylenetetrahydrofolate dehydrogenase/5,10-methenyltetrahydrofolate cyclohydrolase, which translates to MKFFKRARNSGFIIPDFSNSVKYFDNTKCKILDGKLLSSHFVTQAQNLRSGRKIPCLAVILAGDNPASQVYVNNKIKIFKEAGFESQSFFISKEESTEKKLFQTIDMLNKDDNVDGILVQLPLPNGLNTENILNRILPQKDVDGFLAHNLGTLATGELNSAIACTPFGVMALLYAYGIDPSGKNTVVIGRSNIVGKPMSLLLLSADATVTIAHSKTQNLIQICQNADILVAAAGQPEMVTKDFIKKDAIVIDVGIHRKENRKLCGDTHQNVKEIASALTPVPGGVGPMTIAMLMLNTALAAWNK; encoded by the coding sequence ATGAAATTTTTTAAACGAGCTCGAAACTCAGGATTTATAATTCCTGATTTTTCTAATTCTGTTAAATATTTTGATAATACAAAGTGTAAAATTCTTGATGGAAAATTGTTAAGTAGTCATTTTGTTACTCAAGCTCAAAATTTAAGATCAGGTAGAAAAATACCTTGCTTAGCTGTTATTTTAGCCGGCGATAACCCAGCTTCACAAGTATATGTCAATAATAAAATAAAAATATTTAAAGAAGCAGGTTTTGAATCACAAAGTTTTTTTATTTCGAAAGAGGAAAGTACTGAAAAAAAACTTTTTCAAACAATAGATATGTTAAATAAAGATGATAATGTCGATGGTATTTTAGTACAATTACCTCTTCCAAATGGATTAAATACTGAAAATATTTTAAATAGAATATTACCTCAAAAAGATGTTGATGGATTTCTTGCCCATAACTTAGGAACATTAGCGACAGGTGAGTTAAATAGTGCTATCGCCTGCACCCCATTTGGTGTCATGGCATTATTATATGCTTATGGCATTGATCCTTCTGGAAAAAATACAGTTGTAATAGGAAGAAGCAATATTGTTGGAAAACCAATGAGTTTACTTTTATTAAGCGCTGACGCTACAGTGACAATTGCACATTCTAAAACACAAAATTTAATTCAAATTTGTCAAAATGCAGATATTTTAGTTGCTGCTGCAGGGCAACCAGAAATGGTAACAAAAGATTTTATTAAAAAAGATGCTATCGTAATTGATGTTGGTATACATAGAAAAGAAAATAGAAAACTTTGTGGTGATACTCATCAAAATGTAAAAGAAATAGCAAGCGCTCTCACTCCTGTTCCTGGTGGAGTTGGACCAATGACAATTGCAATGCTTATGTTAAATACAGCATTAGCCGCATGGAATAAATAA
- a CDS encoding transporter substrate-binding domain-containing protein: MSKVILLIFLQIILIHKSFSLEDEKIYLYVQERPPYFIFDKNNEMPIDGITYKIVNNIFKSANILYEYNKIPLVRVIPAIKENKFKICYPNALKNKEREDISYFTKPFYKDKKSIIIIKKNNQKFKEYKNFVEILKDNNIILLLKLGYSYGDFIKKQIFLIKKYNNSLIENHLPQGIVLSTKDHEKMLFEIKDNIADYMILGKNEAEYFFEKDPVLKNYLEMKELKDLPDGEKRYLMCSKKVGAELIKKIDSEIMKIYK; this comes from the coding sequence ATGTCAAAAGTAATATTGCTTATATTTTTACAAATTATACTTATTCATAAATCTTTTTCACTAGAAGATGAAAAAATATATCTTTATGTTCAGGAACGACCACCTTATTTTATCTTTGATAAAAATAATGAAATGCCGATAGATGGAATTACTTATAAAATTGTAAACAATATTTTTAAATCTGCAAATATATTATATGAATATAATAAAATACCCTTAGTACGAGTAATTCCAGCCATAAAAGAAAATAAATTTAAAATATGTTATCCAAATGCTTTAAAAAATAAGGAAAGAGAAGATATTTCTTATTTTACAAAACCATTTTATAAAGATAAAAAATCAATTATTATTATAAAAAAAAATAATCAGAAATTTAAAGAGTACAAAAACTTTGTTGAGATTTTAAAAGATAACAATATTATCTTATTATTAAAGCTTGGATATAGTTATGGAGATTTTATTAAAAAACAAATATTTTTAATTAAAAAATATAATAATTCATTAATAGAAAATCACTTACCACAAGGAATTGTTTTATCAACTAAAGACCATGAAAAAATGCTATTTGAAATTAAAGATAATATTGCAGACTATATGATTTTAGGAAAAAATGAAGCGGAATATTTTTTTGAAAAAGATCCTGTATTAAAAAATTATTTAGAGATGAAAGAATTAAAAGATTTACCCGATGGGGAAAAAAGGTATTTAATGTGTTCTAAAAAAGTAGGTGCAGAATTAATAAAAAAAATAGATAGTGAAATTATGAAAATATATAAATAA
- the ileS gene encoding isoleucine--tRNA ligase: MQVEKPAKGIDFPSVEKEMLNKWESENIFQRSISERPQNKKYNFYDGPPFATGLPHFGHFVPSSVKDAFPRYFTMKGFRVERRFGWDCHGVPVELLVQKELGLNGKLDIEKFGIPKFNKACRESVVRYTKEWRNYIKRLGRWVDMDDEYRTMDPEFMESVWNIIHKLWEKGLIYEGKFVVSYSSALGTTLSNFEASQDYRDVQDPSLTIKAKLQGKHEGKSLLVWTTTPWTLPANFAVAIDAKATYAEVHDSNSNENYYILKDRISSYWPKENSYQIIREFVGEELVNVSYEPFFNSWVEKGGKNSFKIYGTNYVLHDTGTGAVHTAPAFGEDDFNAAKEYGLPIFDHLDSNGKFIEGNIPEVVGLDFKAGDKVIIADLKKRGFIFKHETFVHSYPHCYRSGVPLMYRAVPSWFVKIQENRDLLLKMNDQINWVPDHIKTGRFGKWLENARDWNIGRSRYWGNPIPIWKNEVTGEELCIGSIAELQKYTDKKITDLHMEFIDDILIPSTKNPGTFLKRIPFVLDCWFESGSMPYAQHHYPFKRAEEFESLFPADFICEGIDQTRGWFYTLTLLSSLLFEKPAFKNVVVNGLILAEDGRKMSKSLKNYPDPMATLEDYGADSIRLFLLSSPATVAEEVRFSIEGVKESTRRVLLPLWNAYSFFATYASIDKWCPEKDLVESNNQLDKWIQLRLNDLIKNIDESMNTYQIAKVAPSIIEFFDDLNNWYIRRSRRRFWESNKEAYSTLYKVLLQATQVLAPFAPFTAEYFFGKLALTKELKQIGSVHLSILPEHREISIEEQNLLKEVSISRRVVELGRTIRVTHKLKNRQPLQKLTVGVLSKDMGAQILKHKDVICEELNVKDVAITFDPSELAKILVKPNFKVLGKSLGDKIKELQSLLNDLSQENAVKALRKETIQIKDYTLTPETILVELRPSGSNLVATDSEIVAALDPVISEELRLEGIARELVSLIQKARKSADFNVEDKMCLKLSASSNLTKAINSNRNYIEEETLSQIVENLPSESQFNTDFDCEGEKISASMCLYKK; the protein is encoded by the coding sequence ATGCAAGTCGAAAAACCAGCCAAAGGAATAGATTTTCCTTCGGTAGAAAAGGAAATGTTAAACAAATGGGAAAGCGAAAACATTTTCCAACGAAGCATATCTGAACGCCCTCAAAACAAAAAATATAATTTCTATGATGGCCCCCCCTTTGCAACAGGATTACCACATTTTGGCCATTTTGTTCCAAGTTCTGTTAAAGACGCCTTCCCTCGTTACTTTACCATGAAAGGATTTCGGGTAGAAAGACGTTTTGGCTGGGATTGTCATGGCGTTCCGGTAGAATTACTTGTTCAAAAAGAGCTTGGCTTAAATGGAAAACTGGACATAGAAAAATTTGGTATCCCAAAATTTAATAAAGCATGTAGAGAATCTGTTGTACGCTATACAAAAGAATGGCGAAATTATATCAAACGTCTCGGCCGTTGGGTTGATATGGATGACGAATACCGCACCATGGATCCTGAATTTATGGAAAGCGTATGGAATATTATACATAAATTGTGGGAAAAAGGTTTAATTTACGAAGGTAAATTTGTTGTAAGTTATTCTTCTGCCCTAGGAACAACTTTATCAAATTTTGAAGCAAGTCAAGACTACCGTGATGTTCAAGATCCCTCTTTAACGATTAAAGCAAAATTACAAGGGAAACATGAAGGAAAAAGCCTTCTTGTTTGGACAACGACACCATGGACACTACCTGCTAACTTTGCTGTCGCTATTGATGCAAAAGCAACTTATGCCGAAGTTCACGATTCAAATTCAAATGAAAATTATTATATTTTAAAAGATCGTATTTCTTCCTACTGGCCTAAAGAAAACTCATACCAAATCATTCGCGAGTTTGTTGGTGAAGAATTAGTAAATGTATCTTATGAACCTTTTTTTAACTCATGGGTTGAAAAAGGTGGTAAAAACTCTTTTAAAATTTATGGCACAAACTACGTCTTGCACGATACAGGAACAGGGGCTGTTCATACCGCTCCCGCTTTTGGTGAAGATGACTTTAACGCAGCAAAAGAATACGGACTTCCTATATTTGACCATTTAGATTCAAACGGAAAATTTATTGAAGGAAATATCCCAGAAGTCGTAGGGCTTGACTTTAAAGCGGGTGATAAAGTCATTATTGCAGATCTTAAAAAACGTGGATTTATTTTCAAACACGAAACTTTTGTACATAGTTACCCTCATTGTTACCGTTCTGGTGTTCCTTTAATGTACAGAGCCGTTCCTTCTTGGTTTGTTAAAATTCAAGAAAATCGTGATTTGTTACTTAAAATGAACGACCAAATAAATTGGGTTCCCGATCACATTAAAACAGGCCGTTTTGGCAAATGGCTTGAAAATGCAAGAGACTGGAATATAGGACGCTCCCGTTATTGGGGTAATCCTATTCCAATATGGAAAAATGAAGTAACAGGAGAAGAGTTATGCATTGGCTCTATTGCTGAACTTCAAAAATATACTGATAAAAAAATAACAGATCTCCATATGGAATTTATAGATGATATTTTAATACCATCTACCAAAAATCCAGGAACCTTTCTGAAAAGAATTCCCTTTGTACTAGATTGCTGGTTTGAATCAGGCTCTATGCCTTACGCGCAACACCATTATCCTTTTAAGCGAGCTGAAGAATTTGAATCGCTATTTCCAGCAGATTTTATTTGTGAAGGAATAGACCAAACAAGAGGCTGGTTTTACACCTTAACCTTACTTTCTAGCTTATTATTTGAAAAACCAGCATTTAAAAATGTTGTCGTAAACGGCTTAATTCTTGCAGAAGATGGCCGTAAAATGAGTAAAAGTTTAAAGAACTATCCAGATCCAATGGCAACACTGGAAGATTATGGAGCAGATTCCATTCGTTTATTTTTACTATCTTCCCCAGCAACAGTGGCAGAAGAAGTTCGATTTAGCATTGAGGGTGTAAAAGAAAGCACACGCCGTGTTTTGTTACCTTTATGGAATGCATATTCCTTTTTTGCAACTTATGCTTCCATTGATAAATGGTGTCCTGAAAAAGATTTAGTTGAAAGTAACAACCAATTAGATAAATGGATCCAGTTACGTTTAAATGATCTCATAAAAAACATTGATGAGTCTATGAACACGTACCAAATTGCAAAAGTTGCACCATCTATTATTGAGTTTTTTGATGATTTAAATAACTGGTACATAAGAAGAAGTCGACGTCGTTTTTGGGAGAGTAACAAAGAAGCTTATTCAACTCTTTATAAAGTTCTTTTACAAGCAACTCAAGTTTTGGCTCCTTTTGCACCTTTTACAGCTGAGTATTTCTTTGGAAAATTAGCTCTTACTAAAGAATTAAAACAAATAGGAAGTGTCCATTTATCTATTTTGCCAGAGCACAGAGAAATATCGATTGAAGAGCAAAATCTATTAAAAGAAGTTTCAATTTCACGGAGAGTTGTAGAGCTGGGTAGAACAATTCGAGTTACTCATAAACTTAAAAACCGCCAACCACTTCAAAAATTAACAGTGGGTGTTCTTTCAAAAGACATGGGCGCACAAATTTTAAAACACAAAGATGTTATTTGTGAAGAATTAAATGTTAAAGATGTCGCTATCACATTTGATCCATCTGAACTTGCAAAAATTCTTGTAAAGCCAAACTTTAAAGTTCTTGGGAAATCTTTGGGTGATAAAATCAAAGAGCTACAATCTTTGTTAAATGATTTATCTCAAGAAAATGCGGTAAAAGCTCTACGCAAAGAAACTATTCAAATAAAAGATTATACTTTAACACCGGAAACCATTCTTGTTGAATTAAGACCAAGTGGAAGTAACTTGGTAGCGACAGATTCAGAAATTGTTGCCGCTCTAGATCCCGTTATTTCTGAAGAATTAAGACTTGAAGGCATTGCGCGTGAACTTGTCAGTTTAATTCAAAAAGCGCGTAAGTCAGCTGATTTTAATGTGGAAGATAAAATGTGTCTAAAGCTTTCTGCTAGCAGCAATCTAACAAAAGCTATAAATAGCAATCGAAATTACATTGAAGAAGAAACACTATCTCAAATTGTGGAAAATCTTCCTTCAGAATCTCAATTTAATACAGATTTTGATTGTGAAGGAGAAAAAATATCTGCCTCAATGTGTCTTTATAAAAAATAA
- the rpsD gene encoding 30S ribosomal protein S4, translating into MSRYTGPRMRIARRLGTLPGLTNKEIKRKSRPGQHGAAPQKKSEFALALEEKQKIRFNYGLTERQMQRYVKAARKAKTLTGEALLRICEMRLDSIVFRLGFAPTIPAARQLVRHGHVHVNGRRVNMPGYQCKPGEVIVPTNKEATLALVKNNIVHRSNAQPPAFLSLSSDKLQASVVSVCSREEVLLNVNERLVVEYYAQRG; encoded by the coding sequence ATGTCTCGTTACACTGGCCCACGCATGCGCATCGCTCGTCGCCTCGGAACTTTGCCAGGGCTTACAAATAAAGAAATCAAAAGGAAATCACGCCCTGGACAACACGGCGCGGCTCCGCAAAAGAAGTCAGAATTTGCTCTTGCTCTTGAGGAAAAGCAAAAAATTCGCTTTAACTATGGTCTTACTGAAAGACAAATGCAACGTTATGTGAAAGCAGCTCGTAAGGCTAAAACTCTTACTGGTGAAGCTCTTCTTCGCATCTGCGAAATGCGTCTTGACAGCATTGTTTTCCGTCTTGGATTTGCCCCAACGATTCCAGCTGCACGTCAGCTTGTTCGTCACGGACATGTTCATGTAAACGGCCGTAGAGTAAATATGCCGGGTTACCAATGTAAACCAGGTGAAGTTATTGTTCCAACTAACAAAGAAGCTACTTTAGCCCTTGTTAAGAATAATATTGTTCACCGTTCTAATGCACAACCACCAGCGTTTTTAAGCCTCAGCTCTGATAAGCTTCAAGCGTCTGTTGTTAGTGTATGTTCACGTGAAGAAGTTCTTCTTAATGTGAATGAGCGTCTAGTGGTTGAATATTACGCTCAACGCGGTTAA